Proteins from a genomic interval of Equus quagga isolate Etosha38 chromosome 11, UCLA_HA_Equagga_1.0, whole genome shotgun sequence:
- the LOC124246531 gene encoding serine protease 33-like: MLDSTASGLVSSWRVSSGSWGCRLVGPWVERWGSDRTEMNGRIPGPRAGASISGGAGPMPAEAYSRKGPATWPWQASIFLDTRYRCEGALISPEWVLTGASCFGSWPSSLFSVTLGPNRLALDACESTSSVEELLLSPGGPEGSGPGGLALARLERPPSLSSAVQPVSLATGPQPSPWPQLCWAQGFDLDFDPYIPPKELHSVPLKPLDVSSCKDAFRLQPDCPDLKVSLPKGSQCTRLPYSYSKLVVSDGAPLVCSQGRNWLLQGVMTWSPCLGTRLPEVYMPVYPFRSWIREKVSNATFYTLAKKCPLILPKTRKRRQ; encoded by the exons ATGCTGGACTCCACTGCCAGTGGCTTGGTTTCAAGCTGGAGGGTGAGCAgtgggagctggggctgcaggTTAGTAGGGCCCTGGGTGGAAAGATGGGGGTCAGATAGGACAGAGATGAATGGCAGGATCCCAGGCCCCAGAGCTGGTGCCTCAATCTCCGGCGGTGCAGGGCCCATGCCAGCGGAGGCCTACAGCAGGAAGGGCCCAGCCACATGGCCTTGGCAGGCAAGCATCTTCCTGGACACCAGGTACCGCTGCGAGGGAGCCCTCATCTCCCCAGAGTGGGTGCTCACAGGCGCCAGCTGCTTTGGCAG CTGGCCTTCGTCCCTCTTCAGTGTGACCCTGGGCCCAAATCGGCTGGCACTGGATGCTTGCGAGAGCACGTCCAGCGTGGAGGAGCTGCTCCTGTCCCCAGGAGGGCCCGAGGGCTCTGGGCCTGGTGGCCTGGCCCTGGCCCGGCTGGAAAGGCCACCATCTCTCAGCAGTGCAGTGCAGCCTGTCTCTCTGGCCACTGGCCCCCAGCCTTCCCCCTGGCCGCAGCTCTGCTGGGCCCAGGGGTTTGATCTTGATTTTG ATCCCTACATCCCACCGAAAGAGCTGCACAGTGTCCCGCTGAAACCGCTGGATGTCAGCTCCTGCAAAGATGCCTTTCGCCTCCAACCTGACTGTCCCGACCTGAAGGTCAGCCTGCCCAAGGGCTCCCAGTGCACCAGGCTCCCCTACAGCTACTCCAAACTGGTG GTGTCTGATGGGGCCCCCCTGGTCTGTTCCCAGGGCAGAAACTGGTTGCTGCAGGGTGTGATGACCTGGAGTCCCTGCTTGGGGACCCGCCTCCCTGAAGTCTACATGCCTGTGTATCCCTTCCGTTCCTGGATCAGAGAGAAGGTCTCTAACGCCACCTTCTACACCTTGGCTAAGAAGTGCCCTCTGATCTTGCCCAAgaccaggaagaggaggcagtGA